The Limnochordia bacterium genome window below encodes:
- a CDS encoding adenine phosphoribosyltransferase, with protein MVREITDFPKEGISFKDITTVLKDGQAFRYSIQTMADYYRPKRPEIVVGVESRGFLIGAPLAYELGVGFVLIRKPGKLPAETEHVEYELEYGTDALEIHRDAISPGTKVLMVDDLLATGGTIKAAAKLVERLQGDIIGFGFLIELMYLEGRKQLSGYDVLSLVKYES; from the coding sequence ATGGTCAGGGAAATTACAGACTTTCCCAAGGAGGGCATTAGCTTTAAGGACATTACTACAGTCCTTAAGGATGGACAGGCCTTTAGGTATTCCATTCAGACAATGGCGGACTATTATCGGCCTAAACGCCCGGAGATTGTTGTGGGAGTTGAGTCCCGGGGATTTCTCATTGGCGCTCCCTTAGCCTATGAATTGGGTGTTGGTTTTGTCCTTATTCGCAAACCGGGCAAGTTACCCGCAGAAACAGAACATGTTGAGTATGAGCTTGAATATGGGACCGATGCCTTGGAGATCCATCGGGATGCCATTAGCCCAGGGACGAAGGTCTTAATGGTGGATGATTTGCTGGCAACTGGGGGTACGATCAAGGCGGCCGCAAAGCTGGTGGAACGACTTCAAGGAGATATCATCGGTTTTGGTTTTCTAATCGAACTTATGTATCTGGAGGGTAGGAAGCAGCTCTCGGGTTATGATGTTTTATCGTTGGTTAAGTACGAAAGCTAG
- a CDS encoding bifunctional (p)ppGpp synthetase/guanosine-3',5'-bis(diphosphate) 3'-pyrophosphohydrolase, with product MSLEQLLGKIREYEPDADLSVVSDAYHFAQQVHAGQYRDSEEPYFCHPFEVAMILADLGMEETIIAGGLMHDVVEDTEVTVSEIRERFGDEIALFVDGVTKLSKIPFRTKKEQQAESLRKLFLAMAQDVRVVIIKLADRLHNMRTLDALSAERQQKISRETLEIYCPLANRLGMWQIKWEMEELAFLYLYPEDYHMLVEEVNRKRAQRDADLFFVMDQLKKRLDQMEIKAEISGRTKHVYSIFQKMRSQQKTIDEIYDLLGVRVIVDSVKECYGVLGIVHTMWKPVPGRFKDYIAMPKANMYRSLHTTVIGPGGEAFEVQIRTWQMHWVAERGIAAHWLYKEGGSQDTKFELKMAWLREVMDWLKEMKDPDEFMEMLKIDLFEDEVFVFTPKGDVKNLPAGATPVDFAFSVHTDVGLRCAGAKVNGRIVPLDYILKNGEFVEILTSKNASPSRDWLHFVKTSKARSKIRGYLKEERRDENVQRGRSMLEREAKKFGVEPNVILKPDKLAQTAARYGFVSGDDLLCSIGFGKVPARQALGRIIGPQELENRRQEMNLAKQRRRMPEPLLRQIEGVRCRGVDNLLVRFSKCCNPVPGDPIVGYITRGRGVSIHREDCPNVAYLQNEPERRIDVEWINQDEVSYPVEIRVEAVDQVHLLASIMNTVSEQKTNIEGVNARLDRDKAIIDLVLDIRNVEHMNSIIKQLKQVSGVLDVYRAHPT from the coding sequence GTGTCTTTGGAGCAGTTACTTGGGAAAATACGCGAATATGAGCCCGATGCCGATCTTTCCGTAGTTAGTGACGCCTATCACTTTGCCCAACAGGTCCATGCTGGTCAGTATCGGGATTCGGAGGAGCCGTATTTCTGTCATCCATTCGAAGTGGCAATGATCCTCGCTGATTTGGGTATGGAGGAGACGATTATTGCTGGTGGCCTGATGCATGATGTCGTGGAGGATACGGAAGTCACCGTTAGCGAGATTCGGGAACGCTTTGGTGATGAAATCGCCCTTTTTGTGGATGGGGTGACTAAACTTAGCAAGATCCCTTTTCGGACGAAAAAAGAGCAACAGGCGGAGTCTTTACGCAAGTTGTTCTTAGCCATGGCCCAGGATGTGCGGGTGGTGATCATCAAACTGGCGGACCGGCTGCACAATATGCGTACCCTTGATGCATTATCCGCGGAAAGACAGCAGAAGATCTCCCGAGAGACTTTAGAGATATACTGTCCGCTGGCGAACCGGCTTGGTATGTGGCAGATTAAGTGGGAGATGGAGGAGTTGGCCTTCCTCTATTTGTACCCAGAGGACTACCATATGTTGGTGGAGGAGGTCAATCGCAAGCGTGCCCAGCGTGATGCGGATTTGTTCTTTGTGATGGATCAATTAAAGAAAAGACTTGATCAGATGGAGATCAAGGCGGAGATCAGCGGGCGCACCAAGCATGTTTACAGCATATTTCAAAAAATGAGAAGTCAGCAAAAGACCATAGACGAGATTTATGATCTTTTGGGTGTGCGGGTGATTGTAGATTCAGTTAAGGAGTGTTACGGGGTCTTAGGGATCGTCCACACTATGTGGAAACCAGTCCCTGGCCGTTTTAAAGACTATATTGCTATGCCCAAGGCCAACATGTATCGGTCGTTGCATACCACCGTTATTGGTCCGGGTGGTGAGGCCTTTGAGGTGCAGATTCGTACCTGGCAAATGCACTGGGTGGCGGAGCGGGGTATTGCGGCCCATTGGCTATACAAAGAGGGCGGCTCCCAGGATACTAAGTTTGAACTGAAGATGGCCTGGCTGCGGGAAGTCATGGATTGGCTTAAAGAGATGAAGGACCCCGATGAGTTTATGGAGATGCTAAAGATAGACCTCTTTGAGGATGAGGTCTTTGTCTTTACGCCCAAGGGAGATGTGAAAAACCTGCCCGCGGGTGCTACTCCTGTGGATTTTGCCTTTAGCGTACACACCGATGTGGGCCTTAGGTGCGCGGGCGCTAAGGTTAATGGTCGGATTGTACCCTTAGATTATATTTTGAAAAATGGGGAATTCGTGGAGATTCTCACCTCAAAGAATGCCTCTCCTAGCCGTGATTGGCTCCATTTTGTGAAGACCTCAAAGGCCCGTTCGAAGATTCGGGGTTATCTTAAGGAGGAACGACGGGACGAGAATGTACAGCGGGGTAGATCCATGTTGGAGCGGGAGGCCAAGAAATTTGGCGTGGAGCCCAACGTGATTCTAAAGCCGGATAAATTGGCCCAGACTGCAGCACGCTACGGGTTTGTCTCCGGTGATGACCTGCTGTGTTCTATCGGCTTTGGCAAGGTACCTGCCCGTCAGGCATTAGGTCGGATTATTGGGCCCCAGGAATTGGAGAATCGACGGCAAGAGATGAACTTAGCCAAGCAAAGGCGCCGCATGCCCGAACCTCTCTTACGTCAGATCGAAGGGGTACGCTGTCGGGGCGTGGATAATCTTTTGGTTCGCTTTTCCAAGTGCTGTAATCCCGTACCGGGGGATCCCATTGTGGGGTATATTACCCGGGGTCGTGGTGTATCCATCCATCGGGAGGACTGTCCTAATGTAGCCTATCTACAGAATGAGCCGGAGCGTCGGATCGACGTGGAATGGATAAATCAAGATGAGGTGTCCTATCCTGTGGAAATTCGGGTGGAGGCCGTGGATCAGGTGCATTTGCTTGCAAGTATTATGAATACTGTCTCCGAGCAGAAGACAAACATAGAGGGTGTCAATGCGAGACTAGACCGGGATAAGGCAATTATCGATCTAGTACTGGATATTCGCAATGTGGAGCATATGAATAGCATTATTAAGCAACTAAAACAAGTTTCCGGTGTCCTTGATGTGTATCGGGCACATCCAACATAG
- the dtd gene encoding D-aminoacyl-tRNA deacylase → MRLVVQRVQEAKVLVDGDVVGGIEQGALMYLGVATDDEEGDYRYLAEKAANLRIFDDETGRMNISLVQAGYSALVVSQFTLYGDCRRGRRPDYTQAAPSEKAVVLYEEFIRSLKDLDVEVEKGEFGANMQVVSVNDGPVTLLLDSRRNF, encoded by the coding sequence TTGCGTTTAGTGGTGCAAAGGGTTCAGGAAGCAAAGGTTTTGGTCGATGGTGATGTAGTTGGCGGGATTGAACAGGGTGCCTTGATGTATTTGGGTGTGGCTACAGATGATGAGGAAGGGGATTACCGTTACCTAGCAGAAAAGGCCGCCAATCTGCGGATATTCGATGATGAGACAGGGCGGATGAATATTTCCCTAGTGCAGGCCGGATATTCGGCGTTAGTTGTATCGCAGTTTACTCTCTATGGCGACTGCCGTAGGGGCAGACGTCCTGATTATACCCAGGCAGCTCCATCGGAGAAGGCTGTGGTTCTTTACGAAGAATTCATTCGCAGTCTCAAGGACTTAGATGTGGAGGTGGAAAAGGGGGAGTTCGGTGCAAATATGCAGGTGGTCTCCGTTAATGATGGACCTGTGACCCTGCTGTTAGATAGTAGACGCAACTTTTAG
- a CDS encoding MBL fold metallo-hydrolase, which yields MDIKCCSVGALATNCYLVRIDNKRGFAVDPGGNGAQLLTTIREMDLDLRYILLTHGHFDHIGAVSLLVKNTGAKVVIHRNDAEMLVDSAANLSLFFQDGLTTVPADIILEGDQDLTLSDGTVIQVIETPGHTPGGVTYVLDGTAFSGDTLFAGSIGRYDFPGSSFKELQASLKKLCCLPDNTVVCPGHGPKTDIAREKKSNPFIDGIHQDCL from the coding sequence ATGGATATTAAGTGTTGCTCCGTAGGTGCTCTAGCCACCAATTGCTATCTGGTAAGGATTGATAACAAACGTGGTTTTGCTGTGGATCCCGGGGGGAATGGCGCCCAACTGCTAACTACAATTCGGGAGATGGATCTCGATCTGAGGTATATCCTACTTACCCACGGACATTTTGATCATATCGGGGCAGTCTCCCTGCTTGTTAAGAACACCGGGGCCAAGGTGGTTATCCATAGGAACGATGCAGAAATGCTCGTCGATTCCGCGGCCAACCTTTCCTTGTTCTTCCAGGATGGCCTTACTACTGTACCAGCGGATATTATTCTCGAAGGAGATCAGGACTTGACCCTTAGTGATGGAACGGTTATTCAAGTCATTGAGACTCCAGGTCATACCCCCGGTGGTGTTACATATGTTTTGGATGGTACTGCCTTTTCCGGAGATACGCTTTTTGCCGGATCCATCGGTCGATATGACTTTCCTGGTTCTTCTTTTAAAGAGTTGCAGGCTTCGCTGAAGAAACTATGTTGCCTGCCCGATAATACCGTTGTTTGTCCTGGCCATGGTCCTAAGACCGACATTGCCAGGGAGAAGAAGTCTAATCCATTTATTGACGGGATTCATCAGGATTGTCTATGA
- a CDS encoding peptidylprolyl isomerase: MVFSKMRNATKVILVIVILGFAASGIYVGVRSGFGGSNQSQGRVVATVNGSPIYAQELAQRFNQAVGYENYWQSMMGIVGEVSWLRWENIRYEQLEWLISRELLVQKAKADKIKVTNAEVDAELSQLKAQYGDQLDVSDSVIKEEIRTYLPIDKLLRNLRNSIEVTDAELAAAYEEVNARHILISTDDKEDDEAKALAEELLAKAKSGEDFAALAQEYSDDMGSKDNAGELGFFKRGTMLEEFEEAAFSTAVGDYTIAKTFYGYHVINVLEHKEASGEEYEQAKESLAESLKESKTNEKVDQMLTELKKEAEIVYQDKQMNARVLYVRGEFESAIDEYKAALKATPDEITLYASLADAYARIDEIDLAIETIQSCIERLGTSYQVSEAYYVLGSYYMAKQEEDLAAEAFISASDANKYDLMLHYNLQAVLAQMGRTEELAVINQRLEDIFKWYEERYQLQQQEQQNATGDTTTPDETPENVDEVNSDTDEGNDVEE; this comes from the coding sequence ATGGTTTTTTCCAAAATGCGTAACGCAACTAAGGTGATCCTAGTAATCGTGATCCTTGGTTTTGCGGCGTCAGGTATTTATGTAGGAGTAAGAAGCGGATTTGGGGGTTCGAATCAGAGCCAAGGACGGGTAGTGGCCACGGTTAATGGGTCGCCCATCTACGCCCAGGAGTTGGCGCAACGGTTCAATCAGGCGGTGGGCTATGAGAATTACTGGCAGAGTATGATGGGTATTGTCGGTGAGGTAAGCTGGCTGCGGTGGGAGAATATTAGGTACGAACAGCTGGAGTGGCTGATCTCCAGGGAGCTGTTAGTGCAAAAGGCCAAAGCCGATAAGATTAAAGTCACCAATGCCGAGGTTGACGCCGAACTAAGTCAACTCAAAGCCCAGTACGGTGATCAACTCGATGTCTCCGACAGCGTAATCAAAGAGGAGATCCGCACCTATTTGCCTATCGACAAGTTGCTTCGAAATCTGCGCAATAGTATTGAGGTTACTGATGCGGAGCTTGCCGCAGCTTACGAGGAAGTCAATGCACGGCACATCCTAATCAGTACCGATGATAAGGAAGATGACGAGGCAAAGGCCCTGGCAGAGGAACTGCTTGCTAAAGCCAAGTCCGGTGAGGATTTTGCGGCCTTAGCCCAGGAATACTCCGACGATATGGGCAGTAAGGACAACGCTGGAGAACTTGGCTTTTTTAAGCGGGGAACAATGCTCGAGGAATTTGAAGAGGCGGCATTTTCCACAGCCGTAGGCGATTATACTATAGCAAAGACTTTCTATGGGTATCATGTGATTAATGTACTAGAACACAAAGAAGCCTCCGGTGAGGAATATGAACAGGCTAAGGAAAGTCTGGCAGAGAGCCTTAAAGAGAGTAAGACTAACGAAAAGGTGGACCAGATGCTTACCGAGCTCAAGAAAGAGGCGGAGATTGTTTACCAGGATAAGCAGATGAATGCCCGGGTGCTATATGTTAGGGGAGAGTTTGAATCGGCCATTGATGAATACAAGGCTGCGTTGAAGGCGACTCCCGATGAGATCACACTCTATGCATCCTTGGCCGATGCCTATGCCCGCATTGATGAGATTGATCTAGCGATCGAGACAATCCAATCTTGTATCGAGCGGCTCGGCACCAGCTACCAAGTTAGTGAAGCCTATTATGTGCTTGGCTCTTACTACATGGCCAAACAAGAGGAAGATCTTGCGGCCGAAGCCTTTATTAGTGCGTCTGATGCTAATAAGTATGACTTAATGCTGCACTACAACCTGCAGGCAGTGCTTGCCCAGATGGGTCGGACTGAAGAGCTTGCGGTGATTAATCAGCGTCTTGAGGATATCTTCAAGTGGTATGAAGAAAGATATCAATTGCAGCAGCAAGAACAACAGAATGCGACTGGGGATACCACAACCCCTGATGAGACACCGGAGAACGTGGATGAGGTTAATTCCGATACCGATGAAGGCAATGATGTAGAAGAGTAA